GGCCGCCAGAAAGCGTTTCAAGAACCGCGCCGAACTGCATCTCGGACACGGTGAGCACATGGGCTATTCAGACAACGAATTCGACTACGCCCTGATCTGGTCCGTTCTCGAATTCTCCAACGAGCCAGAAGCCATGCTCGCAGAAGCCGCCCGTGTGGCCGAAAAAGGACTCCTCATCGGATTCCTCAACAAAAACTCCCTCTACTACACCATGAATGTCCGAAACTCCGGCTCCAGCATGGCCAAAGCCAACTGGTTCACCTGGTGCGAAATGCAGGATCTCATCAAACGCGCCACCGGCTTTCGCCCAACCATCGCCCGATCCGTCCTCGCCGGCCCCTCCAAAACCTGGACCCATTCCACCGTTTCCAAGCTCCTGAACACCACACTTCTCCCACCTTCTGTCGGTGCCTTCGTCGCCGTTCGCGTCGATTTTACCAACATGAAACCCATGACACCCCTCTTCGCCTGGAAAACAGAACCCGAAATGGGATAAATTGAAATGCCTTCGGCAACTGGGGGAAAGGGAGAGACAAACCCTTTGAAAAGGGCTTTTTCTCTCCCTTTCCCCCAGACCCCCTATCTCTCTCTTTTCCTAAACTTTTTATGTGCCTTCGGCAGATGTGTACGTCCGCGTGAAGAGACGGCTGTCGTCTGGGGTATGGGATGTGGGATGTGGGATGTGGGATGCCTCCGGCGGCCAGAGGGGAACCTCTTGGAAGAGGTTCCCCTCTGGACTCCCTTCCAGAACTTTTTGGCGCGCCTTCGGCGAGGTTCCACGACATTCATTGAGTGGGATTGAAGAAGGAGGAAGGATATGAAAGAGGGGATGGGTAAAGAAATAAGAGAGAAGAGGGGGAAAGTTACAGACTCAAGAGCCCCTTGCAGAAGATGTACTTTTTAAAATTCTTCAAAAGAGTCTGTAAAAAAACATTTTTTTACAACGCTCTCCCAAGAGCCGCACGAACTTTCGCTGCCGACAGTTTCGAGCGAAGCGAGCGATAAAAAGTTTCGGAGAGTCCAGAGAACCCTTTTCAAAGGGTTCTCTGGTCCCGCTGAAAGCGACCGCCGGTAGGCTCCCGCTGAAGGCGACCCCCGGTAGGGCCGGTAGGCTTGTTAGAGCATGGGGAGGTATTTATCGAGTTCGAATTCGGTGACTTGAGTTCGGTATTCATCCCATTCGGCGAGTTTATTTTCGACGAGTGCGTTGTGCAGATGATCTCCGAGCACTTCTTTCATGAAGCTTGATTTCTGGAGATTGATGGTTGCTTCGTAGAGCGAACCGGGCAGGGATTTGATCTTGTTTCGCTTGAGCTGACGATCATCCATGGAGAAGATATCATCCTCGACAGGCGGAGCGAGTTCGTAGCCTTCTTCCATGCCTTTGAGTCCGGCAGCGAGCTGAACGGCAAAACAGAGATAGGGATTTGCAGCAGGGTCCGGGCAACGAAGCTCCATGCGAGTGGCATTTTCCTTGCCGGGTTTGTACATGGGCACACGCACGAGCGCGGACCGATTTCGCCGCGCCCAGGCCATGTAGACCGGGGCTTCGTAGCCGGGAACCAATCGCTTGTACGAATTGACCCACTGGTTGGTGATGGCCACGAATTCCGGGGCATGTTTGAGAATACCGGCGATATAGGACTTGCCTTCGGGCGAGAGATGGTATTCATCGTTGGCATCGTAGAAGACATTGCGTCCATTTTTGAACAGGGATTGATGGACATGCATACCTGAACCGTTTTCGCCAAAGATTGGCTTGGGCATGAAGGTCGCGTAGCAGCCGTGTTTACGGGCAATTTCCTTGACCACGACTCGATAAGTCATGGCGGTATCGGCCATTCTCATACCTTCGGCGTAGCGCAAATCGATTTCGTGTTGGGATGGAGCAACCTCGTGGTGCGAG
The genomic region above belongs to Pseudodesulfovibrio sp. JC047 and contains:
- a CDS encoding methyltransferase domain-containing protein codes for the protein MAWNPDTYEAWFDTPEGRFALEQETRLLHNVLAGWPRRKHKLLEIGCGTGLFMDILYQMGLDVTGIDTSPEMLMAARKRFKNRAELHLGHGEHMGYSDNEFDYALIWSVLEFSNEPEAMLAEAARVAEKGLLIGFLNKNSLYYTMNVRNSGSSMAKANWFTWCEMQDLIKRATGFRPTIARSVLAGPSKTWTHSTVSKLLNTTLLPPSVGAFVAVRVDFTNMKPMTPLFAWKTEPEMG
- a CDS encoding glutamine synthetase family protein, producing the protein MKIPVFNCKNADDVMKAVKDYDVSFIQYWFLDILGTLKSFQVTPNELETSFEEGMGFDGSSILGFCRIDESDMVAMPDPTTFQICSWRPSDRPVARMFCDVTSPDGSPFEADSRYVLKNVMGEAAEKGYTFYVGPELEFFLFADDQDTEVLDAGGYFDAPPLDLGNNIRRDIIFALDAMGIQVEYSHHEVAPSQHEIDLRYAEGMRMADTAMTYRVVVKEIARKHGCYATFMPKPIFGENGSGMHVHQSLFKNGRNVFYDANDEYHLSPEGKSYIAGILKHAPEFVAITNQWVNSYKRLVPGYEAPVYMAWARRNRSALVRVPMYKPGKENATRMELRCPDPAANPYLCFAVQLAAGLKGMEEGYELAPPVEDDIFSMDDRQLKRNKIKSLPGSLYEATINLQKSSFMKEVLGDHLHNALVENKLAEWDEYRTQVTEFELDKYLPML